Proteins found in one Panicum hallii strain FIL2 chromosome 4, PHallii_v3.1, whole genome shotgun sequence genomic segment:
- the LOC112888821 gene encoding probable pre-mRNA-splicing factor ATP-dependent RNA helicase DEAH5: MAAPTATTGAGSVGEEMRRLTQLSLVSKVCSELEAHLGVADRVLAEFVVDLGRASASAADFAAALRDHGAELPGYFVRSLHAVITAIPDHAPAAQNPITSRVAGTGRRRDDKEAESDGEPELYQVRRGRVTRVADAVCFVRIDGASGREGLVHVSQMPGHRVSATRGQEVFVKVVSVDGTKLGLSMRDVDQDTGRDLLPFRLRSWEDDVPRTNPTAHRATAAGNRKGVSGNCVPDEDEVGPAPRRPTRRMSSPERWEMKQLIASGVLDAKDYLGSDEDDDRMLYQEEAEELEIELNEDEPAFLQGKARSTADLSPVRISKNPEASALVNERRDIHTQEQRGMVDAIPKDLNRSWEDPMSGGRYLMQELIGTGLAAQSVPEWKVSYGKAGTYGQRSRLSVQEQRESLPIFRLKKELINAVHDNQVLVVIGETGSGKTTQVTQYLAEAGYTTMGKIACTQPRRVAAESIAKRVAEEFGCRLGEEVGYSIRFDDRTGPGTVIKYMTDGMLLRETLVDGDLSSYSVVMLDEAHERTIYTDILFSLLKQLIKRRSDLKLIVTSATLDAEKFSGYFFDCKIFTIPGRTFPVEIQHTKQPESDYMDAALITVLQIHLTEPEGDILLFLTGQEEIEHACERLHERMKTFGEDVPALIICPVYSALPTEGQSKIFEPAPPGKRKVVVATNIAEASLTIDGIYYVVDPGFAKLNVYNPKLGLDSLVITSISQASAKQRAGRAGRTGPGKCYRLYTESAYHNEMAPTTTPEIQRANLGWTVLNMKAMGINDLLTFDFMDPPASQALVSAMEELYSLGALDEEGLLTRLGRKMAEFPQEPPLSKMLLASVDLGCSDEILTIIAMIQTGNIFYRPREKQAQADRKISNFFQPEGDHFTLLTVYEAWKAKGFSGPWCFENFVQINSLRRAQDVRKQLLEIMDKYKLDVASAGNNPTKIGKALAAGFFFHAARKDPSGGYRTRADHQQVYIHPSSALFHQQPQWVIYHEIVMTTKEYMREVTAVDPRWLVELAPRFYRSEDPTRISKRKRQERIEPLYDRHSEPNSWRLSKRRW; the protein is encoded by the coding sequence atggcggcgccCACGGCAACGACCGGCGCCGGCTCGGTGGGGGAGGAGATGCGGCGTCTCACGCAGCTCTCCCTCGTCTCGAAGGTCTGCTCGGAGCTCGAGGCCCACCTGGGCGTCGCCGACCGCGTCCTCGCCGAGTTCGTCGTCGACCTCGgacgcgcctccgcctccgccgccgactTCGCCGCCGCGCTCAGGGATCACGGCGCCGAGCTCCCGGGCTACTTCGTCCGCTCCCTCCACGCCGTCATCACCGCCATCCCCGACCACGCCCCCGCCGCCCAAAACCCCATCACCTCTCGTGTCGCCGGTACGGGGAGACGCCGGGACGACAAGGAGGCGGAGAGTGATGGGGAGCCGGAGCTGTACCAGGTGCGCCGCGGGAGGGTCACCCGCGTGGCGGACGCCGTGTGCTTCGTCCGCATCGACGGCGCTAGCGGCCGCGAGGGGCTCGTGCACGTCTCCCAGATGCCCGGCCACCGCGTATCTGCCACGCGCGGCCAGGAGGTGTTCGTCAAGGTCGTCTCGGTGGACGGCACCAAGCTTGGGCTATCGATGCGAGACGTCGATCAGGATACGGGGAGGGATCTCCTCCCGTTTCGTCTGCGTTCTTGGGAGGACGATGTGCCAAGGACCAATCCAACGGCCCATCGCGCCACAGCCGCTGGGAATAGAAAGGGGGTTTCGGGGAATTGCGTTCCTGATGAGGATGAGGTGGGCCCTGCGCCACGCCGGCCAACTAGGCGGATGAGCTCGCCAGAGAGGTGGGAGATGAAGCAGCTGATTGCGTCGGGAGTATTGGATGCCAAGGACTACCTGGGGTCTGACGAGGATGACGATAGGATGCTTTACcaggaggaagcagaggagctgGAGATTGAGCTCAATGAGGATGAGCCTGCGTTCTTGCAGGGAAAGGCGCGGTCCACGGCTGACTTGTCTCCAGTGAGGATTTCCAAGAATCCTGAGGCATCTGCACTTGTTAATGAGAGGCGTGATATCCACACTCAGGAGCAAAGAGGAATGGTTGATGCAATACCCAAGGACCTTAATCGGTCGTGGGAGGACCCCATGTCAGGTGGGCGGTATCTGATGCAGGAGCTGATAGGCACTGGACTAGCAGCACAGAGTGTGCCAGAATGGAAGGTGTCATATGGGAAGGCTGGAACATATGGGCAGAGGTCGAGGCTCTCGGTTCAAGAGCAAAGAGAGAGCCTTCCGATATTCAGGCTCAAGAAGGAGCTGATTAATGCTGTTCATGACAACCAAGTTTTGGTGGTTATCGGTGAGACTGGCTCAGGGAAAACAACCCAGGTTACGCAATACCTTGCTGAGGCAGGATATACTACAATGGGTAAAATTGCATGTACTCAGCCTCGCAGGGTTGCTGCAGAGTCAATTGCAAAGCGTGTAGCAGAGGAATTTGGCTGTCGATTAGGAGAAGAAGTAGGTTATTCAATTCGCTTTGACGACCGCACTGGACCTGGAACTGTTATCAAGTATATGACAGACGGTATGCTCCTACGAGAGACTTTGGTGGATGGAGATTTGTCATCTTATTCGGTGGTTATGCTTGATGAGGCACATGAGAGAACTATCTACACAGATATTCTCTTCAGCTTGCTAAAGCAGCTAATTAAGCGGAGAAGTGATCTCAAGTTAATAGTCACTTCAGCCACTCTTGATGCTGAGAAGTTCTCTGGCTATTTTTTTGATTGCAAAATTTTCACAATTCCTGGAAGAACTTTTCCGGTTGAGATACAGCATACGAAACAGCCAGAGAGTGACTACATGGATGCTGCACTGATCACTGTATTGCAGATTCATTTGACTGAACCTGAAGGAGATATCCTCTTGTTCCTGACTGGCCAAGAAGAGATTGAACATGCTTGTGAGCGTCTCCATGAGAGGATGAAGACATTTGGTGAGGACGTACCAGCGCTGATAATTTGTCCTGTGTACAGTGCTCTTCCTACTGAAGGTCAGTCAAAGATCTTCGAGCCTGCTCCTCCTGGTAAGAGGAAGGTGGTCGTGGCCACCAACATTGCGGAAGCATCTCTTACGATAGATGGGATTTACTATGTTGTTGACCCAGGCTTTGCAAAGCTTAATGTCTATAACCCAAAACTAGGGCTGGATTCACTGGTTATCACTTCAATCTCTCAGGCGTCAGCTAAGCAAAGAGCAGGGCGTGCTGGACGTACAGGCCCGGGTAAGTGTTACCGTCTATACACTGAGAGTGCCTATCACAATGAAATGGCCCCCACAACAACTCCAGAGATCCAGAGGGCCAACTTGGGGTGGACGGTTCTTAATATGAAGGCAATGGGAATTAATGACCTGTTGACATTTGACTTCATGGACCCACCAGCATCTCAAGCACTTGTGTCAGCTATGGAAGAATTGTACAGTCTTGGTGCCTTAGACGAAGAGGGCCTTCTTACCAGGCTAGGGAGAAAGATGGCTGAATTTCCACAAGAGCCACCTCTTTCAAAGATGCTCCTTGCTAGTGTAGACCTTGGATGCAGCGATGAAATATTGACGATCATTGCAATGATACAAACTGGAAACATATTCTATCGGCCAAGAGAGAAGCAAGCTCAAGCAGATCGGAAGATATCAAACTTTTTCCAGCCAGAAGGTGATCATTTCACCCTTCTCACTGTGTACGAGGCATGGAAGGCAAAAGGATTTTCAGGACCATGGTGCTTTGAGAATTTTGTCCAGATAAACTCATTAAGGAGGGCACAGGATGTGCGGAAACAACTTCTTGAGATCATGGATAAGTATAAGCTTGATGTTGCCTCAGCTGGGAACAATCCCACCAAGATAGGGAAAGCCCTTGCCGCTGGATTCTTCTTCCATGCTGCAAGGAAGGATCCCAGTGGAGGATACCGGACCCGTGCTGATCATCAGCAGGTGTATATCCACCCAAGCAGTGCCCTCTTTCACCAGCAGCCTCAGTGGGTGATCTACCATGAAATTGTCATGACGACGAAGGAATACATGAGGGAAGTCACAGCCGTTGACCCAAGATGGCTAGTAGAGCTGGCACCAAGGTTCTACAGATCAGAGGACCCGACGAGGATCAGTAAGCGGAAGCGCCAAGAGAGGATCGAACCCCTTTATGATAGACACAGTGAACCGAACTCGTGGCGTTTAAGCAAGCGCCGTTGGTAA
- the LOC112888822 gene encoding uncharacterized protein LOC112888822 isoform X2, translating into MLVLLPPASSIRALAFHRRLRVPLLAPPRTLPRLGAAPARSIMAFSAEPASGEEKAEAEEESLHTTAAAGAGAGDGDGDGSEVSHEEWRRWGTSSPLPAAVAAVVRELLEMEAAAGEKMRFGGVGSKLKGDFKDMEDKKHRAVYETLGDSDQKLQYFSARQIGCRLLGSRGYLCHKCWLPTEDCMCANIVPCNLWRGMKFWLYMHPKDFLRQNNTGKLLWQVFGIQAAQLCLFGIQEHEDIMWDAFHRSGKGKISFLYPNKSIIPKSVKDLKFDGSSLTSDLHEMSSSDEPFNFVLLDGTWSNSAALYRRLKERWTAKWGDEDIPCISLSTLSASVMHKLRPQPAWDRTCTAAAAAGLLWELNLLPELSTYEFEKQAEAVECSLDILLDALTTRRVRLGRSITRKQRHNRNI; encoded by the exons ATGCTGGTTCTGCTTCCTCCCGCCTCTTCCATCCGTGCCCTCGccttccaccgccgcctccgagtCCCCCTCCTCGCCCCGCCGCGGACTCTTCCTCGCCTCGGCGCGGCCCCCGCGCGCTCCATTATGGCCTTTTCCGCCGAGCCGGCATCGGGGGAAGAGAAGGCGGAAGCGGAGGAGGAATCCCTCCACACGaccgccgcggccggcgccggcgccggtgacGGTGACGGTGACGGGagcgaggtgagccacgaggaGTGGCGGCGCTGGGGAACCTCCTCGCCGCTTCCAGCCGCGGTGGCCGCCGTTGTCCGCGAGCTGCTCGAGATGGAGGCCGCCGCCGGAGAGAAGATGCGCTTCGGGGGCGTCGGCTCCAAGCTAAAG GGTGATTTCAAGGACATGGAGGACAAGAAGCACAGGGCTGTCTACGAGACGCTTGGCGACTCCGATCAGAAGCTGCAGTATTTCTCGGCGCGGCAGATTGGTTGCCGTTTGCTTGGGAGCAGAGGGTATCTGTGCCATAAG TGCTGGTTACCAACTGAAGACTGTATGTGCGCAAATATTGTTCCCTGCAATCTTTGGAGGGGGATGAAATTCTGGTTGTACATGCACCCAAAG GACTTTTTGCGCCAAAATAACACCGGAAAGTTACTCTGGCAAGTATTTGGCATCCAAGCTGCACAGCTATGCCTCTTTGGTATCCAGGAGCATGAAGATATAATGTGGGATGCATTTCATCGTTCAG GAAAGGGGAAGATCTCGTTTCTATATCCAAACAAGAGTATCATTCCCAAGTCAGTCAAAGACCTCAAATTTGATGGTTCGTCCTTGACTTCTGACCTTCATGAGATG AGTTCATCGGATGAACCTTTCAACTTCGTTTTGCTTGATGGTACCTGGAGTAATTCTGCAGCACTGTACAGAAGGTTGAAG GAGAGATGGACTGCAAAATGGGGAGATGAAGATATTCCTTGTATCTCACTATCTACGCTTAGTGCCTCAGTGATGCATAAACTGCG ACCGCAGCCAGCATGGGACCGTACCTGCACTGCGGCAGCTGCAGCTGGACTCCTCTGGGAGTTGAACTTGCTGCCTGAGCTCAGCACATATGAATTTGAAAAGCAAGCTGAGGCTGTGGAGTGCTCGCTAGATATCTTGCTGGATGCTCTCACCACCCGACGGGTTCGGCTGGGCCGATCGATAACCCGAAAACAGAGACATAATAGGAACATTTAG
- the LOC112888822 gene encoding uncharacterized protein LOC112888822 isoform X1 has product MLVLLPPASSIRALAFHRRLRVPLLAPPRTLPRLGAAPARSIMAFSAEPASGEEKAEAEEESLHTTAAAGAGAGDGDGDGSEVSHEEWRRWGTSSPLPAAVAAVVRELLEMEAAAGEKMRFGGVGSKLKGDFKDMEDKKHRAVYETLGDSDQKLQYFSARQIGCRLLGSRGYLCHKCWLPTEDCMCANIVPCNLWRGMKFWLYMHPKDFLRQNNTGKLLWQVFGIQAAQLCLFGIQEHEDIMWDAFHRSECIYICTGHYKCNASGLHILFYDLQKITASIKHLVCPYGKGKISFLYPNKSIIPKSVKDLKFDGSSLTSDLHEMSSSDEPFNFVLLDGTWSNSAALYRRLKERWTAKWGDEDIPCISLSTLSASVMHKLRPQPAWDRTCTAAAAAGLLWELNLLPELSTYEFEKQAEAVECSLDILLDALTTRRVRLGRSITRKQRHNRNI; this is encoded by the exons ATGCTGGTTCTGCTTCCTCCCGCCTCTTCCATCCGTGCCCTCGccttccaccgccgcctccgagtCCCCCTCCTCGCCCCGCCGCGGACTCTTCCTCGCCTCGGCGCGGCCCCCGCGCGCTCCATTATGGCCTTTTCCGCCGAGCCGGCATCGGGGGAAGAGAAGGCGGAAGCGGAGGAGGAATCCCTCCACACGaccgccgcggccggcgccggcgccggtgacGGTGACGGTGACGGGagcgaggtgagccacgaggaGTGGCGGCGCTGGGGAACCTCCTCGCCGCTTCCAGCCGCGGTGGCCGCCGTTGTCCGCGAGCTGCTCGAGATGGAGGCCGCCGCCGGAGAGAAGATGCGCTTCGGGGGCGTCGGCTCCAAGCTAAAG GGTGATTTCAAGGACATGGAGGACAAGAAGCACAGGGCTGTCTACGAGACGCTTGGCGACTCCGATCAGAAGCTGCAGTATTTCTCGGCGCGGCAGATTGGTTGCCGTTTGCTTGGGAGCAGAGGGTATCTGTGCCATAAG TGCTGGTTACCAACTGAAGACTGTATGTGCGCAAATATTGTTCCCTGCAATCTTTGGAGGGGGATGAAATTCTGGTTGTACATGCACCCAAAG GACTTTTTGCGCCAAAATAACACCGGAAAGTTACTCTGGCAAGTATTTGGCATCCAAGCTGCACAGCTATGCCTCTTTGGTATCCAGGAGCATGAAGATATAATGTGGGATGCATTTCATCGTTCAG AATGCATCTATATCTGTACTGGTCACTACAAATGCAATGCTAGTGGTCTTCATATACTTTTTTATGATCTACAGAAGATTACTGCATCAATCAAGCATTTAGTATGCCCATATG GAAAGGGGAAGATCTCGTTTCTATATCCAAACAAGAGTATCATTCCCAAGTCAGTCAAAGACCTCAAATTTGATGGTTCGTCCTTGACTTCTGACCTTCATGAGATG AGTTCATCGGATGAACCTTTCAACTTCGTTTTGCTTGATGGTACCTGGAGTAATTCTGCAGCACTGTACAGAAGGTTGAAG GAGAGATGGACTGCAAAATGGGGAGATGAAGATATTCCTTGTATCTCACTATCTACGCTTAGTGCCTCAGTGATGCATAAACTGCG ACCGCAGCCAGCATGGGACCGTACCTGCACTGCGGCAGCTGCAGCTGGACTCCTCTGGGAGTTGAACTTGCTGCCTGAGCTCAGCACATATGAATTTGAAAAGCAAGCTGAGGCTGTGGAGTGCTCGCTAGATATCTTGCTGGATGCTCTCACCACCCGACGGGTTCGGCTGGGCCGATCGATAACCCGAAAACAGAGACATAATAGGAACATTTAG
- the LOC112889030 gene encoding uncharacterized protein LOC112889030 isoform X8, whose product MIRLATFPNLKDEAISSAQKVVNPLLRLLDEDDPVAEKAVDLLGLLIKLFPSSVYRHFNKMKRTCDLKLGHGARYHIESSITTKIVSGQCHLQHLKKLASTLALLPSVRVSQNTTSLIIQKLLIVVNNMLNETFVGLEEEHTDHELKMLLTPPGSKLVPPLGGQTTCGDKHIYSTKKFHSYAATTISALVHCCSVMLTSSYPVQVINIPVRALVTLTRKVLLIDGSFLLQSNTTLCQELICSEIPTLHSTFLDLLASTIKGMRSSLTPYAGIIVMLIAEYFKKAKLPPLRRKLYTVVRLLLSSMGVGMAVQLFQVVVSNIFADLDDNAGNSLFSLRTYPIEAKIWSSSNSCYNRRQTQQQQSSNAVSPKPTYNRQTLTPVCVKIAALRTLELILNLGGLFRGSWRSEMDQLLIDVATKACYKAVIYEQSSPWIEDPSISDFQLASFRALLASFLSNHHERPLYFEGLELFSRGKLETGTELAKFCSHALLALDVRVHPRQLHPQYISKGVARDDLGFASQPSCSVHKRQATNDLEDECIYHQVSIAIQPVDPLTKGSAVENCTPVELSGDLSLQNDAQQPHACTVKHPPEITEYFLTEEVQAVKMTDGSYGNPSDFDALSNSIPPDSFSIAPPDSHYLWNETSTRKCGYQGGILSGDASSRQNVPKQTSGTFAYSDSGWFRMGLS is encoded by the exons ATGATCAGATTGGCTACTTTCCCAAATTTAAAGGATGAGGCAATTTCTTCTGCCCAGAAAGTTGTGAATCCATTGCTTCGGCTGTTGGATGAGGATGATCCTGTTGCA GAGAAAGCAGTTGATTTACTGGGTTTACTTATTAAACTATTCCCCTCATCTGTATATCGGCACTTCAATAAA ATGAAGCGGACGTGTGATTTGAAGCTAGGACATGGAGCTCGATACCAT ATTGAGTCTTCCATTACAACAAAGATTGTGAGTGGTCAATGCCATCTTCAACACTTAAAG AAACTTGCCAGCACTTTAGCACTGTTACCTAGTGTCAGAGTTTCTCAGAATACTACATCGCTGATAATTCAAAAGTTATTGATTGTGGTAAACAATATGTTGAATGAGACTTTTGTTGGACTGGAAGAAG AACATACTGATCATGAGCTAAAGATGCTGCTAACTCCACCTGGAAGTAAATTAGTACCTCCATTGGGAGGACAGACAACCTGTGGAGATAAACACATTTATTCAACAAAGAAATTTCATTCATATGCAGCAACTACAATTTCGGCTCTTGTACATTGCTGCTCTGTGATGCTAACTAGTTCTTATCCAGTTCAG GTGATCAATATTCCAGTTCGCGCGTTGGTAACTTTAACACGAAAAGTTTTGTTGATTGATGGATCTTTCCTGTTGCAATCAAATACTACCTTGTGTCAAGAGCTTATTTGTTCTGAAATTCCAACATTACATTCAACATTTTTGGATTTGCTTGCTTCCACTATTAAAGGAATGCGCAG CTCACTCACACCATATGCTGGTATTATCGTAATGCTCATAGCTGAGTACTTCAAAAAAGCAAAACTGCCGCCATTAAGAAGAAAACTCTACACCGTTGTGCGGTTATTGCTGAGTTCCATGGGTGTTG GTATGGCTGTGCAATTATTTCAGGTGGTAGTAAGCAATATTTTTGCTGATCTGGATGATAATGCTGGAAATAGCTTATTCTCATTAAGAACATATCCAATAGAAGCAAAAATTTGGTCATCATCAAATAGTTGCTATAATAGGAGGCAGACGCAGCAACAGCAAAGCTCAAATGCTGTGAGTCCTAAACCTACATATAATAGACAAACGTTGACTCCAGTATGTGTCAAAATTGCTGCACTGAGAACGCTGGAATTGAttctgaatttg GGGGGTTTATTTAGGGGCTCTTGGAGATCGGAAATGGACCAGCTTCTTATTGATGTGGCTACAAAAGCCTGTTACAAAGCAGTGATTTATGAACAAAGTTCACCCTGGATTGAAGATCCAAGTATATCAGACTTCCAGTTAGCTTCATTTAGAGCACTTTTGGCATCTTTTCTTTCCAATCATCATGAACGCCCTCTTTATTTTGAAGGACTTGAACTCTTCAGTAGAG GGAAGCTGGAGACTGGCACTGAGCTGGCAAAATTTTGTTCACATGCTTTGCTAGCTTTGGATGTCCGTGTACACCCTCGACAACTCCATCCACAGTATATTTCAAAAGGAGTGGCTCGTGATGACCTTGGATTCGCATCACAACCTTCATGTTCTGTACACAAGCGTCAAGCCACCAATGATTTGGAAGATGAATGCATATACCATCAAGTATCTATTGCTATACAGCCAGTAGATCCTTTGACGAAAGGCAGTGCTGTAGAGAATTGTACACCGGTTGAGTTGTCCGGAGATCTTTCATTGCAAAATGATGCTCAGCAGCCACATGCATGCACTGTAAAACATCCTCCTGAAATCACTGAATATTTTCTTACCGAGGAAGTGCAAGCTGTTAAAATGACAGATGGATCATATGGTAATCCTTCTGATTTTGACGCATTGAGTAATTCCATTCCACCTGACTCTTTCAGCATTGCTCCACCAGATTCTCATTACCTTTGGAATGAAACTTCAACCAGGAAGTGTGGATATCAAGGTGGGATTCTATCAGGTGATGCTTCAAGCAGGCAGAATGTGCCAAAACAAACCTCAGGAACCTTCGCTTACAGTGACTCTGGGTGGTTCCGAATGGGACTCTCTTGA